A genomic region of Gossypium hirsutum isolate 1008001.06 chromosome D01, Gossypium_hirsutum_v2.1, whole genome shotgun sequence contains the following coding sequences:
- the LOC107921942 gene encoding mitotic spindle checkpoint protein MAD2 isoform X1 produces MASRTVAKDIITLRGSAAIVSEFFGYAANSILYNRGVYPEESFAKVKKYGLPMLLTQDEGVKSFITNLTAQLSEWLEAGKLQRVVMVIMSKATKEVLERWNFSIETDSDVVEKGVSREKSDREIMREIQAIMRQIASSITYLPCLDEPCVFDVLAYTDTDVPVPFTWIESDPKLIANPQMVKLHSFDTKIHKVDTLVSYKNDEWDEQ; encoded by the exons ATGGCGTCAAGAACAGTTGCCAAAGATATAATAACTCTTCGAGGCTCAGCGGCAATCGTCAGCGAGTTTTTTG GATATGCAGCGAACAG CATTTTGTACAATCGAGGAGTTTATCCAGAAGAAAGTTTTGCCAAAGTGAAGAAATACGGGCTCCCAATGTTGCTTACTCAAGATGAAGGTGTTAAATCCTTCATTACCAATCTAACAGCTCAGCTTTCTG AATGGCTGGAAGCTGGGAAACTACAGAGGGTGGTAATGGTTATCATGAGCAAGGCAACCAAGGAGGTCTTGGAGAGGTGGAATTTCAGCATTGAGACTGATAGTGACGTTGTTGAGAAAGG TGTGTCAAGGGAAAAGAGTGACAGAGAAATCATGAGAGAAATTCAGGCAATCATGAGACAGATTGCCTCAAGTATTACTTACTTGCCGTGCCTTGATGAACCAT GTGTGTTTGATGTTCTAGCATACACTGATACGGATGTTCCAGTACCATTCACTTGGATTGAGAGTGACCCTAAGCTGATTGCAAATCCACAAATGGTGAAGTTGCATTCATTTGATACCAAG ATACACAAGGTTGACACTCTTGTTTCATACAAGAATGATGAATGGGACGAGCAGTAG
- the LOC107921942 gene encoding mitotic spindle checkpoint protein MAD2 isoform X2, whose translation MASRTVAKDIITLRGSAAIVSEFFGYAANSILYNRGVYPEESFAKVKKYGLPMLLTQDEGVKSFITNLTAQLSEWLEAGKLQRVVMVIMSKATKEVLERWNFSIETDSDVVEKGVSREKSDREIMREIQAIMRQIASSITYLPCLDEPCVFDVLAYTDTDVPVPFTWIESDPKLIANPQMVKLHSFDTKKETQAI comes from the exons ATGGCGTCAAGAACAGTTGCCAAAGATATAATAACTCTTCGAGGCTCAGCGGCAATCGTCAGCGAGTTTTTTG GATATGCAGCGAACAG CATTTTGTACAATCGAGGAGTTTATCCAGAAGAAAGTTTTGCCAAAGTGAAGAAATACGGGCTCCCAATGTTGCTTACTCAAGATGAAGGTGTTAAATCCTTCATTACCAATCTAACAGCTCAGCTTTCTG AATGGCTGGAAGCTGGGAAACTACAGAGGGTGGTAATGGTTATCATGAGCAAGGCAACCAAGGAGGTCTTGGAGAGGTGGAATTTCAGCATTGAGACTGATAGTGACGTTGTTGAGAAAGG TGTGTCAAGGGAAAAGAGTGACAGAGAAATCATGAGAGAAATTCAGGCAATCATGAGACAGATTGCCTCAAGTATTACTTACTTGCCGTGCCTTGATGAACCAT GTGTGTTTGATGTTCTAGCATACACTGATACGGATGTTCCAGTACCATTCACTTGGATTGAGAGTGACCCTAAGCTGATTGCAAATCCACAAATGGTGAAGTTGCATTCATTTGATACCAAG AAGGAGACCCAGGCCATATGA